One region of Maylandia zebra isolate NMK-2024a linkage group LG10, Mzebra_GT3a, whole genome shotgun sequence genomic DNA includes:
- the map7d2a gene encoding MAP7 domain-containing protein 2a isoform X2 — translation MAKTVALSGAVTGEKMAPPSITLLPDKKSPTNSHSSPARTGKNTPSNTEKKLHMNGHASPSHLPANVSSNHGGKPILEGYLRTDDRMRLAKERREERERSLAAREQLIREKERRARLQYERTVEERWRRLEEQRQKEDLRRAAVEEKRRQQLEEERERLEALMKRSLERSLQLEQRTKRCSRGYHQGAGDCENAPLPLSAASAFSHGIASPIPAVSESAPCSPHRSPFHTSVNRVDHNRAGLQGGSQSTPNTPKKERLRRERRTASPGCGSPVRRSESPASFTKHLASPPTPSKIRAQSPSNAHQYHYSPTRQRPNPSNNRKAENDKVGKKGERTKADTAVKKSADINSLISSPPAQKNMASSEIAKTKSSDKYLKGDTIEKCQSPERGNQLTSKGDPLEMMTQSNFLDGDKKKAAPCTGKVAAGTSNAEEASRLLAERRRQARAQKELEEKKREQQEEEGRLPEERKQLAQEQQRQEPVNQQVKERGRREADAHLKQEEEKQKKEQQEKELQAQMDREREKAKVLAQEDVERQRQDRELQTQQEEEERQQRKKRIEEIMKRTRKGEAESKMEEQVETKRVSPPGNIKTIQSNAHVKEPATKKVDFQVKEQVIVQVKIKDTALSKTDTVTAAAQMDNHKQVKNNTHLVTHSVPDKKSETRQTREEISSHLKVAKACVLQQERGEMEMNVNQQHRASVNVTDQIMKDPTKLRGEGVMMNSGGKVGGSALKRSPPTAEASKEQSVDVPSADKAGGKDKGGSQLGVGRPPVKPLPMGNLSPPVIKLEPLDVKHTGSCNEVQSMEVSPASKEELISIPEFSPVNEIQSSGMSNTRALEELMDLTGSITYAKLSSESSIGDCNKNLIEGVVSPVSDSKLIGMAPPSSNKLSIK, via the exons ATGGCGAAAACAGTCGCCTTATCCGGCGCAGTCACAG GTGAAAAGATGGCACCGCCATCCATCACTCTACTTCCTGACAAGAAATCTCCAACAAACAGTCACAGCTCTCCAGCCCGGACTGGAAAAAACA CCCCATCTAACACAGAGAAGAAGCTACACATGAATGGGCACGCTTCCCCTTCCCACCTACCTGCTAATGTCAGCAGCAACCATGGAGGTAAACCAA TTCTGGAGGGTTACTTGAGGACAGACGACAGGATGCGTTTAGCCAAGGAGCGGcgagaggagagggagagaagccTGG cgGCCCGGGAACAGCTAATCAGGGAGAAGGAGCGCAGAGCTCGGCTGCAGTATGAACGCACAGTGGAGGAACGCTGGAGGCGGCTGGAGGAGCAGAGGCAGAAAGAGGATCTCCGCAGAGCTGCAGTGGAGGAAaagaggaggcagcagctcgaGGAGGAGCGG GAGCGTCTCGAGGCCCTGATGAAACGCTCTCTGGAGCGCAGCCTCCAGCTGGAGCAGAGGACAAAACGCTGCAGCAGAGGCTACCATCAAGGAGCAG GTGACTGTGAGAATGCCCCActccctctctctgctgccTCCGCCTTTTCCCATGGCATTGCCTCCcccattcctgctgtcagcgaATCTG CACCCTGCAGCCCTCACAGATCACCTTTCCACACCTCGGTGAACCGTGTAGATCACAACAGAGCTGGACTTCAGGGAGGCTCTCAGTCCACTCCCAACACCCCAAAG AAAGAGCGGCTGCGCAGAGAGAGAAGAACTGCATCCCCAGGTTGTGGGTCCCCTGTGAGAAGATCTGAATCTCCTGCCAGTTTCACCAAACATTTGGCTTCCCCTCCCACCCCTTCCAA GATTCGCGCCCAGTCTCCTAGCAATGCACATCAGTACCATTACTCACCGACAAGACAGCGCCCCAACCCGAGTAATAatagaaaagcagaaaatgacaaGGTGGGAAAAAAGGGCGAGCGCACCAAAGCTGACACTGCAGTGAAAAAGAGCGCTGACATCAACAGCTTAATTTCATCTCCACCAGCTCAGAAGAATATGGCCAGTAGTGAAATCGCTAAAACCAAATCCTCCGATAAGTACCTCAAAGGAGACACTATTGAAAAATGTCAGTCGcctgaaagaggaaaccagctgaCTTCCAAAGGAGATCCCTTAGAGATGATGACACAGAGCAATTTTCTGGATGGAGACAAGAAAAAAG CAGCACCATGCACAGGCAAGGTGGCTGCTGGCACATCAAATGCAGAGGAGGCTAGCAGGTTGCTGGCTGAGCGTAGGCGCCAGGCTCGGGCTCAGAAAGAACTGGAGGAGAAAAAACGGGAGcagcaagaagaagaaggaag GTTACCAGAGGAACGGAAGCAACTTGCACAGGAGCAGCAACGGCAGGAGCCAGTGAATCAGCaagtgaaagagagaggaagGCGTGAGGCAGACGCTCATTtgaaacaagaagaagaaaaacagaagaaggaaCAGCAGGAGAAGGAGCTACAGGCCCAGATGGACAGAGAG agagaaaaagccaAAGTCCTGGCTCAAGAGGATGTGGAGCGTCAACGGCAAGACAGAGAACTGCAGACAcagcaagaggaagaggagcggcaacaaagaaaaaag AGAATTGAGGAGATTATGAAGAGAACTAGGAAGGGTGAAGCTGAGTCGAAG ATGGAGGAACAGGTGGAGACAAAGCGCGTCTCGCCACCAG GTAATATAAAGACTATTCAAAGCAATGCTCACGTTAAAGAGCCAGCAACCAAAAAGGTTGACTTTCAGGTTAAAGAGCAGGTCATAGTTCAGGTCAAAATAAAGGACACTGCTCTCAGTAAGACAGACACagtcacagcagcagcacagatggACAATCATAAGCAAGTAAAAAACAACACTCATCTCGTGACGCACAGTGTTCCTGACAAGAAATCTGAGACAAGACAAACCAGGGAAGAGATTAGCAGCCACCTTAAAGTAGCCAAAGCCTGTGTACTCCAGCAAGAGAGGGGAGAGATGGAAATGAATGTAAACCAGCAGCACAGAGCAAGTGTTAATGTCACAGACCAAATCATGAAAGACCCCACAAAGCTGAGGGGAGAGGGTGTTATGATGAATAGTGGAGGAAAGGTTGGAGGAAGTGCCTTGAAGAGGAGTCCTCCAACAGCTGAAGCAAGCAAAGAGCAGAGCGTGGATGTGCCATCAGCTGACAAAGCTGGGGGAAAGGATAAAGGAGGGTCCCAGCTTGGGGTTGGTAGACCTCCCGTAAAACCCCTTCCAATGGGAAACCTATCACCACCAGTCATCAAGCTGGAGCCACTCGATGTGAAGCACACAGGGTCTTGCAATGAGGTGCAGTCAATGGAGGTCAG CCCGGCCTCAAAGGAAGAACTCATTTCGATCCCAGAGTTCTCACCTGTCAATGAAATCCAGAGCAGCGGCATGAGTAACACCCGGGCCCTCGAAGAGCTGATGGACCTGACAGGGAGCATCACCTATGCTAAACTGTCCTCTGAAAGCAGCATCGGTGACTGCAACAAGAACCTCATTGAGGGTGTCGTCAGTCCCGTCTCAGACTCAAAGCTCATTGGGATGGCACCTCCGTCCTCGAATAAACTAAGCATCAAGTAG
- the map7d2a gene encoding MAP7 domain-containing protein 2a isoform X3, giving the protein MAKTVALSGAVTGEKMAPPSITLLPDKKSPTNSHSSPARTGKNTPSNTEKKLHMNGHASPSHLPANVSSNHGVLEGYLRTDDRMRLAKERREERERSLAAREQLIREKERRARLQYERTVEERWRRLEEQRQKEDLRRAAVEEKRRQQLEEERERLEALMKRSLERSLQLEQRTKRCSRGYHQGAGDCENAPLPLSAASAFSHGIASPIPAVSESAPCSPHRSPFHTSVNRVDHNRAGLQGGSQSTPNTPKKERLRRERRTASPGCGSPVRRSESPASFTKHLASPPTPSKIRAQSPSNAHQYHYSPTRQRPNPSNNRKAENDKVGKKGERTKADTAVKKSADINSLISSPPAQKNMASSEIAKTKSSDKYLKGDTIEKCQSPERGNQLTSKGDPLEMMTQSNFLDGDKKKEAAPCTGKVAAGTSNAEEASRLLAERRRQARAQKELEEKKREQQEEEGRLPEERKQLAQEQQRQEPVNQQVKERGRREADAHLKQEEEKQKKEQQEKELQAQMDREREKAKVLAQEDVERQRQDRELQTQQEEEERQQRKKRIEEIMKRTRKGEAESKMEEQVETKRVSPPGNIKTIQSNAHVKEPATKKVDFQVKEQVIVQVKIKDTALSKTDTVTAAAQMDNHKQVKNNTHLVTHSVPDKKSETRQTREEISSHLKVAKACVLQQERGEMEMNVNQQHRASVNVTDQIMKDPTKLRGEGVMMNSGGKVGGSALKRSPPTAEASKEQSVDVPSADKAGGKDKGGSQLGVGRPPVKPLPMGNLSPPVIKLEPLDVKHTGSCNEVQSMEVSPASKEELISIPEFSPVNEIQSSGMSNTRALEELMDLTGSITYAKLSSESSIGDCNKNLIEGVVSPVSDSKLIGMAPPSSNKLSIK; this is encoded by the exons ATGGCGAAAACAGTCGCCTTATCCGGCGCAGTCACAG GTGAAAAGATGGCACCGCCATCCATCACTCTACTTCCTGACAAGAAATCTCCAACAAACAGTCACAGCTCTCCAGCCCGGACTGGAAAAAACA CCCCATCTAACACAGAGAAGAAGCTACACATGAATGGGCACGCTTCCCCTTCCCACCTACCTGCTAATGTCAGCAGCAACCATGGAG TTCTGGAGGGTTACTTGAGGACAGACGACAGGATGCGTTTAGCCAAGGAGCGGcgagaggagagggagagaagccTGG cgGCCCGGGAACAGCTAATCAGGGAGAAGGAGCGCAGAGCTCGGCTGCAGTATGAACGCACAGTGGAGGAACGCTGGAGGCGGCTGGAGGAGCAGAGGCAGAAAGAGGATCTCCGCAGAGCTGCAGTGGAGGAAaagaggaggcagcagctcgaGGAGGAGCGG GAGCGTCTCGAGGCCCTGATGAAACGCTCTCTGGAGCGCAGCCTCCAGCTGGAGCAGAGGACAAAACGCTGCAGCAGAGGCTACCATCAAGGAGCAG GTGACTGTGAGAATGCCCCActccctctctctgctgccTCCGCCTTTTCCCATGGCATTGCCTCCcccattcctgctgtcagcgaATCTG CACCCTGCAGCCCTCACAGATCACCTTTCCACACCTCGGTGAACCGTGTAGATCACAACAGAGCTGGACTTCAGGGAGGCTCTCAGTCCACTCCCAACACCCCAAAG AAAGAGCGGCTGCGCAGAGAGAGAAGAACTGCATCCCCAGGTTGTGGGTCCCCTGTGAGAAGATCTGAATCTCCTGCCAGTTTCACCAAACATTTGGCTTCCCCTCCCACCCCTTCCAA GATTCGCGCCCAGTCTCCTAGCAATGCACATCAGTACCATTACTCACCGACAAGACAGCGCCCCAACCCGAGTAATAatagaaaagcagaaaatgacaaGGTGGGAAAAAAGGGCGAGCGCACCAAAGCTGACACTGCAGTGAAAAAGAGCGCTGACATCAACAGCTTAATTTCATCTCCACCAGCTCAGAAGAATATGGCCAGTAGTGAAATCGCTAAAACCAAATCCTCCGATAAGTACCTCAAAGGAGACACTATTGAAAAATGTCAGTCGcctgaaagaggaaaccagctgaCTTCCAAAGGAGATCCCTTAGAGATGATGACACAGAGCAATTTTCTGGATGGAGACAAGAAAAAAG AAGCAGCACCATGCACAGGCAAGGTGGCTGCTGGCACATCAAATGCAGAGGAGGCTAGCAGGTTGCTGGCTGAGCGTAGGCGCCAGGCTCGGGCTCAGAAAGAACTGGAGGAGAAAAAACGGGAGcagcaagaagaagaaggaag GTTACCAGAGGAACGGAAGCAACTTGCACAGGAGCAGCAACGGCAGGAGCCAGTGAATCAGCaagtgaaagagagaggaagGCGTGAGGCAGACGCTCATTtgaaacaagaagaagaaaaacagaagaaggaaCAGCAGGAGAAGGAGCTACAGGCCCAGATGGACAGAGAG agagaaaaagccaAAGTCCTGGCTCAAGAGGATGTGGAGCGTCAACGGCAAGACAGAGAACTGCAGACAcagcaagaggaagaggagcggcaacaaagaaaaaag AGAATTGAGGAGATTATGAAGAGAACTAGGAAGGGTGAAGCTGAGTCGAAG ATGGAGGAACAGGTGGAGACAAAGCGCGTCTCGCCACCAG GTAATATAAAGACTATTCAAAGCAATGCTCACGTTAAAGAGCCAGCAACCAAAAAGGTTGACTTTCAGGTTAAAGAGCAGGTCATAGTTCAGGTCAAAATAAAGGACACTGCTCTCAGTAAGACAGACACagtcacagcagcagcacagatggACAATCATAAGCAAGTAAAAAACAACACTCATCTCGTGACGCACAGTGTTCCTGACAAGAAATCTGAGACAAGACAAACCAGGGAAGAGATTAGCAGCCACCTTAAAGTAGCCAAAGCCTGTGTACTCCAGCAAGAGAGGGGAGAGATGGAAATGAATGTAAACCAGCAGCACAGAGCAAGTGTTAATGTCACAGACCAAATCATGAAAGACCCCACAAAGCTGAGGGGAGAGGGTGTTATGATGAATAGTGGAGGAAAGGTTGGAGGAAGTGCCTTGAAGAGGAGTCCTCCAACAGCTGAAGCAAGCAAAGAGCAGAGCGTGGATGTGCCATCAGCTGACAAAGCTGGGGGAAAGGATAAAGGAGGGTCCCAGCTTGGGGTTGGTAGACCTCCCGTAAAACCCCTTCCAATGGGAAACCTATCACCACCAGTCATCAAGCTGGAGCCACTCGATGTGAAGCACACAGGGTCTTGCAATGAGGTGCAGTCAATGGAGGTCAG CCCGGCCTCAAAGGAAGAACTCATTTCGATCCCAGAGTTCTCACCTGTCAATGAAATCCAGAGCAGCGGCATGAGTAACACCCGGGCCCTCGAAGAGCTGATGGACCTGACAGGGAGCATCACCTATGCTAAACTGTCCTCTGAAAGCAGCATCGGTGACTGCAACAAGAACCTCATTGAGGGTGTCGTCAGTCCCGTCTCAGACTCAAAGCTCATTGGGATGGCACCTCCGTCCTCGAATAAACTAAGCATCAAGTAG
- the map7d2a gene encoding MAP7 domain-containing protein 2a isoform X1 encodes MAKTVALSGAVTGEKMAPPSITLLPDKKSPTNSHSSPARTGKNTPSNTEKKLHMNGHASPSHLPANVSSNHGGKPILEGYLRTDDRMRLAKERREERERSLAAREQLIREKERRARLQYERTVEERWRRLEEQRQKEDLRRAAVEEKRRQQLEEERERLEALMKRSLERSLQLEQRTKRCSRGYHQGAGDCENAPLPLSAASAFSHGIASPIPAVSESAPCSPHRSPFHTSVNRVDHNRAGLQGGSQSTPNTPKKERLRRERRTASPGCGSPVRRSESPASFTKHLASPPTPSKIRAQSPSNAHQYHYSPTRQRPNPSNNRKAENDKVGKKGERTKADTAVKKSADINSLISSPPAQKNMASSEIAKTKSSDKYLKGDTIEKCQSPERGNQLTSKGDPLEMMTQSNFLDGDKKKEAAPCTGKVAAGTSNAEEASRLLAERRRQARAQKELEEKKREQQEEEGRLPEERKQLAQEQQRQEPVNQQVKERGRREADAHLKQEEEKQKKEQQEKELQAQMDREREKAKVLAQEDVERQRQDRELQTQQEEEERQQRKKRIEEIMKRTRKGEAESKMEEQVETKRVSPPGNIKTIQSNAHVKEPATKKVDFQVKEQVIVQVKIKDTALSKTDTVTAAAQMDNHKQVKNNTHLVTHSVPDKKSETRQTREEISSHLKVAKACVLQQERGEMEMNVNQQHRASVNVTDQIMKDPTKLRGEGVMMNSGGKVGGSALKRSPPTAEASKEQSVDVPSADKAGGKDKGGSQLGVGRPPVKPLPMGNLSPPVIKLEPLDVKHTGSCNEVQSMEVSPASKEELISIPEFSPVNEIQSSGMSNTRALEELMDLTGSITYAKLSSESSIGDCNKNLIEGVVSPVSDSKLIGMAPPSSNKLSIK; translated from the exons ATGGCGAAAACAGTCGCCTTATCCGGCGCAGTCACAG GTGAAAAGATGGCACCGCCATCCATCACTCTACTTCCTGACAAGAAATCTCCAACAAACAGTCACAGCTCTCCAGCCCGGACTGGAAAAAACA CCCCATCTAACACAGAGAAGAAGCTACACATGAATGGGCACGCTTCCCCTTCCCACCTACCTGCTAATGTCAGCAGCAACCATGGAGGTAAACCAA TTCTGGAGGGTTACTTGAGGACAGACGACAGGATGCGTTTAGCCAAGGAGCGGcgagaggagagggagagaagccTGG cgGCCCGGGAACAGCTAATCAGGGAGAAGGAGCGCAGAGCTCGGCTGCAGTATGAACGCACAGTGGAGGAACGCTGGAGGCGGCTGGAGGAGCAGAGGCAGAAAGAGGATCTCCGCAGAGCTGCAGTGGAGGAAaagaggaggcagcagctcgaGGAGGAGCGG GAGCGTCTCGAGGCCCTGATGAAACGCTCTCTGGAGCGCAGCCTCCAGCTGGAGCAGAGGACAAAACGCTGCAGCAGAGGCTACCATCAAGGAGCAG GTGACTGTGAGAATGCCCCActccctctctctgctgccTCCGCCTTTTCCCATGGCATTGCCTCCcccattcctgctgtcagcgaATCTG CACCCTGCAGCCCTCACAGATCACCTTTCCACACCTCGGTGAACCGTGTAGATCACAACAGAGCTGGACTTCAGGGAGGCTCTCAGTCCACTCCCAACACCCCAAAG AAAGAGCGGCTGCGCAGAGAGAGAAGAACTGCATCCCCAGGTTGTGGGTCCCCTGTGAGAAGATCTGAATCTCCTGCCAGTTTCACCAAACATTTGGCTTCCCCTCCCACCCCTTCCAA GATTCGCGCCCAGTCTCCTAGCAATGCACATCAGTACCATTACTCACCGACAAGACAGCGCCCCAACCCGAGTAATAatagaaaagcagaaaatgacaaGGTGGGAAAAAAGGGCGAGCGCACCAAAGCTGACACTGCAGTGAAAAAGAGCGCTGACATCAACAGCTTAATTTCATCTCCACCAGCTCAGAAGAATATGGCCAGTAGTGAAATCGCTAAAACCAAATCCTCCGATAAGTACCTCAAAGGAGACACTATTGAAAAATGTCAGTCGcctgaaagaggaaaccagctgaCTTCCAAAGGAGATCCCTTAGAGATGATGACACAGAGCAATTTTCTGGATGGAGACAAGAAAAAAG AAGCAGCACCATGCACAGGCAAGGTGGCTGCTGGCACATCAAATGCAGAGGAGGCTAGCAGGTTGCTGGCTGAGCGTAGGCGCCAGGCTCGGGCTCAGAAAGAACTGGAGGAGAAAAAACGGGAGcagcaagaagaagaaggaag GTTACCAGAGGAACGGAAGCAACTTGCACAGGAGCAGCAACGGCAGGAGCCAGTGAATCAGCaagtgaaagagagaggaagGCGTGAGGCAGACGCTCATTtgaaacaagaagaagaaaaacagaagaaggaaCAGCAGGAGAAGGAGCTACAGGCCCAGATGGACAGAGAG agagaaaaagccaAAGTCCTGGCTCAAGAGGATGTGGAGCGTCAACGGCAAGACAGAGAACTGCAGACAcagcaagaggaagaggagcggcaacaaagaaaaaag AGAATTGAGGAGATTATGAAGAGAACTAGGAAGGGTGAAGCTGAGTCGAAG ATGGAGGAACAGGTGGAGACAAAGCGCGTCTCGCCACCAG GTAATATAAAGACTATTCAAAGCAATGCTCACGTTAAAGAGCCAGCAACCAAAAAGGTTGACTTTCAGGTTAAAGAGCAGGTCATAGTTCAGGTCAAAATAAAGGACACTGCTCTCAGTAAGACAGACACagtcacagcagcagcacagatggACAATCATAAGCAAGTAAAAAACAACACTCATCTCGTGACGCACAGTGTTCCTGACAAGAAATCTGAGACAAGACAAACCAGGGAAGAGATTAGCAGCCACCTTAAAGTAGCCAAAGCCTGTGTACTCCAGCAAGAGAGGGGAGAGATGGAAATGAATGTAAACCAGCAGCACAGAGCAAGTGTTAATGTCACAGACCAAATCATGAAAGACCCCACAAAGCTGAGGGGAGAGGGTGTTATGATGAATAGTGGAGGAAAGGTTGGAGGAAGTGCCTTGAAGAGGAGTCCTCCAACAGCTGAAGCAAGCAAAGAGCAGAGCGTGGATGTGCCATCAGCTGACAAAGCTGGGGGAAAGGATAAAGGAGGGTCCCAGCTTGGGGTTGGTAGACCTCCCGTAAAACCCCTTCCAATGGGAAACCTATCACCACCAGTCATCAAGCTGGAGCCACTCGATGTGAAGCACACAGGGTCTTGCAATGAGGTGCAGTCAATGGAGGTCAG CCCGGCCTCAAAGGAAGAACTCATTTCGATCCCAGAGTTCTCACCTGTCAATGAAATCCAGAGCAGCGGCATGAGTAACACCCGGGCCCTCGAAGAGCTGATGGACCTGACAGGGAGCATCACCTATGCTAAACTGTCCTCTGAAAGCAGCATCGGTGACTGCAACAAGAACCTCATTGAGGGTGTCGTCAGTCCCGTCTCAGACTCAAAGCTCATTGGGATGGCACCTCCGTCCTCGAATAAACTAAGCATCAAGTAG
- the map7d2a gene encoding MAP7 domain-containing protein 2a isoform X4 — translation MAKTVALSGAVTGEKMAPPSITLLPDKKSPTNSHSSPARTGKNTPSNTEKKLHMNGHASPSHLPANVSSNHGGKPILEGYLRTDDRMRLAKERREERERSLAAREQLIREKERRARLQYERTVEERWRRLEEQRQKEDLRRAAVEEKRRQQLEEERERLEALMKRSLERSLQLEQRTKRCSRGYHQGAAPCSPHRSPFHTSVNRVDHNRAGLQGGSQSTPNTPKKERLRRERRTASPGCGSPVRRSESPASFTKHLASPPTPSKIRAQSPSNAHQYHYSPTRQRPNPSNNRKAENDKVGKKGERTKADTAVKKSADINSLISSPPAQKNMASSEIAKTKSSDKYLKGDTIEKCQSPERGNQLTSKGDPLEMMTQSNFLDGDKKKEAAPCTGKVAAGTSNAEEASRLLAERRRQARAQKELEEKKREQQEEEGRLPEERKQLAQEQQRQEPVNQQVKERGRREADAHLKQEEEKQKKEQQEKELQAQMDREREKAKVLAQEDVERQRQDRELQTQQEEEERQQRKKRIEEIMKRTRKGEAESKMEEQVETKRVSPPGNIKTIQSNAHVKEPATKKVDFQVKEQVIVQVKIKDTALSKTDTVTAAAQMDNHKQVKNNTHLVTHSVPDKKSETRQTREEISSHLKVAKACVLQQERGEMEMNVNQQHRASVNVTDQIMKDPTKLRGEGVMMNSGGKVGGSALKRSPPTAEASKEQSVDVPSADKAGGKDKGGSQLGVGRPPVKPLPMGNLSPPVIKLEPLDVKHTGSCNEVQSMEVSPASKEELISIPEFSPVNEIQSSGMSNTRALEELMDLTGSITYAKLSSESSIGDCNKNLIEGVVSPVSDSKLIGMAPPSSNKLSIK, via the exons ATGGCGAAAACAGTCGCCTTATCCGGCGCAGTCACAG GTGAAAAGATGGCACCGCCATCCATCACTCTACTTCCTGACAAGAAATCTCCAACAAACAGTCACAGCTCTCCAGCCCGGACTGGAAAAAACA CCCCATCTAACACAGAGAAGAAGCTACACATGAATGGGCACGCTTCCCCTTCCCACCTACCTGCTAATGTCAGCAGCAACCATGGAGGTAAACCAA TTCTGGAGGGTTACTTGAGGACAGACGACAGGATGCGTTTAGCCAAGGAGCGGcgagaggagagggagagaagccTGG cgGCCCGGGAACAGCTAATCAGGGAGAAGGAGCGCAGAGCTCGGCTGCAGTATGAACGCACAGTGGAGGAACGCTGGAGGCGGCTGGAGGAGCAGAGGCAGAAAGAGGATCTCCGCAGAGCTGCAGTGGAGGAAaagaggaggcagcagctcgaGGAGGAGCGG GAGCGTCTCGAGGCCCTGATGAAACGCTCTCTGGAGCGCAGCCTCCAGCTGGAGCAGAGGACAAAACGCTGCAGCAGAGGCTACCATCAAGGAGCAG CACCCTGCAGCCCTCACAGATCACCTTTCCACACCTCGGTGAACCGTGTAGATCACAACAGAGCTGGACTTCAGGGAGGCTCTCAGTCCACTCCCAACACCCCAAAG AAAGAGCGGCTGCGCAGAGAGAGAAGAACTGCATCCCCAGGTTGTGGGTCCCCTGTGAGAAGATCTGAATCTCCTGCCAGTTTCACCAAACATTTGGCTTCCCCTCCCACCCCTTCCAA GATTCGCGCCCAGTCTCCTAGCAATGCACATCAGTACCATTACTCACCGACAAGACAGCGCCCCAACCCGAGTAATAatagaaaagcagaaaatgacaaGGTGGGAAAAAAGGGCGAGCGCACCAAAGCTGACACTGCAGTGAAAAAGAGCGCTGACATCAACAGCTTAATTTCATCTCCACCAGCTCAGAAGAATATGGCCAGTAGTGAAATCGCTAAAACCAAATCCTCCGATAAGTACCTCAAAGGAGACACTATTGAAAAATGTCAGTCGcctgaaagaggaaaccagctgaCTTCCAAAGGAGATCCCTTAGAGATGATGACACAGAGCAATTTTCTGGATGGAGACAAGAAAAAAG AAGCAGCACCATGCACAGGCAAGGTGGCTGCTGGCACATCAAATGCAGAGGAGGCTAGCAGGTTGCTGGCTGAGCGTAGGCGCCAGGCTCGGGCTCAGAAAGAACTGGAGGAGAAAAAACGGGAGcagcaagaagaagaaggaag GTTACCAGAGGAACGGAAGCAACTTGCACAGGAGCAGCAACGGCAGGAGCCAGTGAATCAGCaagtgaaagagagaggaagGCGTGAGGCAGACGCTCATTtgaaacaagaagaagaaaaacagaagaaggaaCAGCAGGAGAAGGAGCTACAGGCCCAGATGGACAGAGAG agagaaaaagccaAAGTCCTGGCTCAAGAGGATGTGGAGCGTCAACGGCAAGACAGAGAACTGCAGACAcagcaagaggaagaggagcggcaacaaagaaaaaag AGAATTGAGGAGATTATGAAGAGAACTAGGAAGGGTGAAGCTGAGTCGAAG ATGGAGGAACAGGTGGAGACAAAGCGCGTCTCGCCACCAG GTAATATAAAGACTATTCAAAGCAATGCTCACGTTAAAGAGCCAGCAACCAAAAAGGTTGACTTTCAGGTTAAAGAGCAGGTCATAGTTCAGGTCAAAATAAAGGACACTGCTCTCAGTAAGACAGACACagtcacagcagcagcacagatggACAATCATAAGCAAGTAAAAAACAACACTCATCTCGTGACGCACAGTGTTCCTGACAAGAAATCTGAGACAAGACAAACCAGGGAAGAGATTAGCAGCCACCTTAAAGTAGCCAAAGCCTGTGTACTCCAGCAAGAGAGGGGAGAGATGGAAATGAATGTAAACCAGCAGCACAGAGCAAGTGTTAATGTCACAGACCAAATCATGAAAGACCCCACAAAGCTGAGGGGAGAGGGTGTTATGATGAATAGTGGAGGAAAGGTTGGAGGAAGTGCCTTGAAGAGGAGTCCTCCAACAGCTGAAGCAAGCAAAGAGCAGAGCGTGGATGTGCCATCAGCTGACAAAGCTGGGGGAAAGGATAAAGGAGGGTCCCAGCTTGGGGTTGGTAGACCTCCCGTAAAACCCCTTCCAATGGGAAACCTATCACCACCAGTCATCAAGCTGGAGCCACTCGATGTGAAGCACACAGGGTCTTGCAATGAGGTGCAGTCAATGGAGGTCAG CCCGGCCTCAAAGGAAGAACTCATTTCGATCCCAGAGTTCTCACCTGTCAATGAAATCCAGAGCAGCGGCATGAGTAACACCCGGGCCCTCGAAGAGCTGATGGACCTGACAGGGAGCATCACCTATGCTAAACTGTCCTCTGAAAGCAGCATCGGTGACTGCAACAAGAACCTCATTGAGGGTGTCGTCAGTCCCGTCTCAGACTCAAAGCTCATTGGGATGGCACCTCCGTCCTCGAATAAACTAAGCATCAAGTAG